A genomic region of uncultured Roseibium sp. contains the following coding sequences:
- a CDS encoding LysR family transcriptional regulator: MKITRKNDLSLRLLEIFEALMRCQTTVGAAEDLGISQPAVSNGISSLEKQLGFSLFERTGRKLQPTEDARLFLAEVEPLFSILRNIETEARELRAAKSGRLRLSTTPPLGHGALPSILSAFLEDRPNATVRYSVRRLETVLHNVKMGIVDMGFVLGLKTHLDLDVIELAQQNMVCVLPIGHPLESRAVVSPQDLAGNRLIGLESHIGTTIRHAFEETGAPFDAKVEARYCHTACILAAQGIGAAVVDPYSALFASNLNIVTRPFVPETKIVASVAVRRGANMPRIAIDFIEQVKRELARKDSSGLV, translated from the coding sequence TTGAAGATTACCCGGAAGAATGACCTGAGCCTCCGGCTTCTGGAGATTTTCGAAGCGCTGATGCGCTGCCAGACAACCGTCGGCGCTGCCGAAGATCTCGGCATTTCCCAGCCCGCGGTTTCCAACGGCATCAGCTCCCTGGAAAAACAGCTCGGCTTTTCCCTGTTCGAACGCACCGGACGAAAGCTGCAACCGACGGAAGATGCCCGCCTGTTCCTGGCGGAAGTCGAGCCGTTGTTTTCGATCCTGCGCAACATCGAGACGGAGGCCCGGGAACTGCGCGCGGCCAAGTCCGGCCGGCTGCGGCTGTCGACGACGCCGCCGCTCGGCCATGGCGCACTGCCGAGCATTCTGTCCGCCTTCCTCGAGGACCGGCCCAACGCAACCGTGCGCTACTCCGTGCGCAGGCTTGAAACCGTGCTGCACAACGTCAAGATGGGCATCGTCGACATGGGGTTTGTGCTCGGACTGAAAACCCATCTCGATCTCGATGTCATCGAACTGGCACAACAGAACATGGTCTGCGTGCTGCCAATCGGACATCCGCTCGAATCGAGAGCGGTTGTCAGTCCGCAGGACCTGGCTGGCAACCGTCTTATCGGCCTTGAGAGCCACATCGGCACAACGATCCGTCATGCCTTCGAGGAAACCGGTGCTCCCTTCGACGCCAAAGTGGAGGCGCGATACTGCCACACGGCATGTATTTTGGCAGCGCAGGGCATCGGTGCCGCGGTCGTTGACCCCTATTCGGCCCTTTTTGCCAGCAATCTCAACATCGTGACGCGGCCCTTCGTACCGGAGACAAAGATCGTGGCGAGCGTCGCCGTCCGGCGCGGCGCAAACATGCCGCGCATCGCCATCGATTTCATCGAACAGGTCAAGCGGGAACTTGCCCGGAAGGATTCTTCAGGGCTGGTCTAA
- a CDS encoding aspartate/glutamate racemase family protein → MPKKILVINPNSNPAVTEGFSEAVEPLRVAGGPLIECVTLESGPFGVETQQDVDSVILPLRDLMLDRRDGDAFVIACYSDPGLATCREALSKPVFGIQESGLFAALQKGERAGVIALSPRSIARHLPYVRRLGVESRLAAERPLHLSVEEAESDEAFDRVLEIATELKTLDFADTLVLGCAGMARHRQKLEKAVGLPVTDPTQAAVGQALGAVLLTP, encoded by the coding sequence ATGCCGAAAAAGATCTTGGTCATCAATCCGAATTCCAATCCGGCGGTCACCGAAGGCTTCTCGGAGGCTGTCGAGCCGTTGCGCGTTGCCGGCGGCCCGCTGATCGAGTGTGTGACCCTGGAAAGCGGTCCGTTCGGCGTGGAGACCCAGCAGGACGTCGACAGCGTGATCCTGCCGTTGCGCGATCTCATGCTGGACAGGCGGGACGGCGATGCCTTCGTCATTGCCTGCTATTCCGATCCGGGCCTTGCGACCTGCCGCGAAGCACTGTCCAAACCGGTCTTCGGGATCCAGGAAAGCGGCCTGTTCGCCGCTCTGCAGAAAGGCGAAAGAGCGGGCGTGATTGCGCTCAGCCCACGGTCGATTGCCCGCCATCTGCCCTATGTCCGCCGGCTGGGCGTGGAAAGCCGGCTGGCCGCGGAACGTCCGTTGCACCTGTCCGTGGAAGAGGCAGAAAGCGACGAAGCGTTCGACCGCGTACTGGAAATTGCCACCGAACTGAAGACCCTGGATTTTGCGGACACGCTGGTGCTGGGGTGCGCCGGAATGGCGCGGCATCGCCAAAAGCTTGAAAAGGCCGTAGGATTGCCCGTGACAGATCCCACCCAGGCGGCTGTCGGACAGGCATTGGGCGCTGTGCTGCTGACGCCGTAG